Proteins encoded within one genomic window of Sphingosinicella ginsenosidimutans:
- a CDS encoding NAD(P)/FAD-dependent oxidoreductase: MDSPDFDCLIVGGGPAGLTAAIYLARFRLKVQVVDAGKSRASWIPCTRNVPGFPDGISGEELIARMTAQAQKYGAAFARGRVTRLERADDLFDAEWGEGRATARSVLLATGVANRRPDMEEALHDEAMARGLIRYCPICDGYEVTDKRIGVIGSGRHGVAEAVFLRGYTADVTLIAPGERHALGKADRAIVEAHGIETVDGPSRGVALRADGIIVETAEGRHEFDSVYPALGSDIHNELAGQIGAELADGDGCILVDSHQRTSVPGAYAAGDVVIGLDQISHAMGEGGVAATTIRNDLAMARPIRR; encoded by the coding sequence ATGGACTCGCCCGATTTCGATTGCCTGATCGTCGGCGGTGGCCCGGCGGGGTTGACCGCGGCCATCTATCTCGCGCGATTCCGCCTCAAGGTGCAGGTGGTCGACGCGGGAAAGAGCCGCGCATCCTGGATCCCCTGCACCCGCAACGTTCCGGGCTTTCCCGACGGTATTTCGGGGGAAGAGCTGATCGCGCGGATGACGGCGCAGGCGCAGAAATATGGCGCCGCCTTCGCGCGCGGACGGGTGACCCGGCTCGAGCGGGCCGATGACCTGTTCGACGCGGAATGGGGCGAAGGGCGGGCCACGGCGCGAAGCGTACTGCTCGCGACCGGCGTCGCGAACCGCCGCCCCGACATGGAGGAGGCGCTCCATGACGAGGCGATGGCGCGCGGCCTGATCCGCTATTGCCCGATCTGCGACGGCTATGAGGTGACCGACAAGCGGATCGGCGTGATCGGGAGCGGCCGCCATGGCGTCGCCGAGGCGGTATTCCTGCGCGGTTATACGGCGGACGTGACACTGATCGCGCCGGGCGAGCGCCATGCGCTGGGCAAGGCGGATCGCGCCATCGTCGAGGCGCACGGGATCGAGACGGTGGACGGCCCGTCGCGCGGCGTCGCCCTGCGCGCGGACGGCATCATTGTCGAAACCGCCGAGGGGCGGCATGAATTCGACAGCGTCTATCCGGCGCTCGGTTCGGACATCCATAACGAGCTGGCCGGACAGATCGGCGCGGAGCTTGCGGACGGCGACGGCTGCATCCTGGTGGACAGCCATCAGCGCACCAGCGTTCCAGGCGCCTATGCAGCGGGCGACGTTGTCATCGGGCTGGACCAGATCAGCCATGCGATGGGCGAAGGCGGCGTCGCCGCGACGACGATCCGCAACGACCTCGCCATGGCGCGACCGATCAGGCGCTGA
- the trmD gene encoding tRNA (guanosine(37)-N1)-methyltransferase TrmD → MTWAATILTLYPEMFPGPLGFSLAGRALSDGLWSLSTVQIRDFATDRHRSVDDTPAGGGAGMVMRADVLAAALDSVPDDRPKLVMSPRGEPLTQALVRELSAGPGATILCGRFEGIDERLFEARPVRAVSVGDYVLSGGEVAALTLLDACVRLLPGVMGAASSGDEESFESGLLEYPHYTRPYIWEGRTIPEVLRSGDHAKIAAWRERRAVEETRLRRPDLIERHGGARRPSPSGARREEEGQDQ, encoded by the coding sequence ATGACCTGGGCGGCGACGATCCTCACCCTTTATCCCGAAATGTTTCCGGGACCGCTCGGCTTCAGCCTCGCCGGGCGGGCGCTGTCGGACGGGCTCTGGTCGCTGTCCACGGTCCAGATCCGCGATTTCGCCACGGATCGGCATCGCTCGGTCGATGACACGCCGGCCGGCGGCGGGGCAGGAATGGTGATGCGCGCCGACGTGCTCGCCGCGGCGCTGGACAGCGTCCCCGACGATCGCCCGAAGCTGGTGATGAGCCCGCGCGGCGAGCCGCTGACGCAGGCGCTGGTGCGCGAGCTCTCCGCCGGCCCCGGCGCCACCATCCTGTGCGGCCGCTTCGAGGGGATTGACGAGCGCCTGTTCGAGGCGCGGCCGGTCCGCGCGGTCAGCGTCGGGGACTATGTCCTCTCCGGCGGCGAGGTCGCGGCGCTGACCCTGCTCGACGCTTGCGTTCGACTGCTTCCCGGGGTAATGGGCGCGGCTTCCAGCGGTGACGAGGAGAGCTTCGAAAGCGGCCTGCTCGAATATCCGCATTATACCCGACCTTATATATGGGAAGGGCGCACGATCCCCGAAGTGCTGCGATCGGGGGATCATGCGAAGATCGCCGCCTGGCGCGAGCGCCGGGCAGTGGAAGAGACACGGCTAAGGCGGCCGGACCTGATCGAGCGCCACGGGGGCGCGCGAAGGCCATCGCCCTCTGGCGCGCGGCGCGAAGAAGAAGGTCAGGACCAATGA
- the rplS gene encoding 50S ribosomal protein L19, producing MNLIQQLEAEAIAEVKGKKNIPEFRPGDTLKVGVKVVEGERTRIQNFEGVCIARANKGLGSSFTVRKISFGEGVERVFPLYSPNVDSIEVVRRGDVRRAKLYYLRGRTGKAARIAERRDPRLGQANGAEVEAAAPEPVTDGATG from the coding sequence ATGAACCTCATCCAGCAGCTTGAGGCCGAGGCGATCGCCGAGGTGAAGGGCAAGAAGAACATCCCCGAATTCCGTCCCGGCGACACGCTGAAGGTGGGCGTGAAGGTGGTCGAGGGCGAGCGCACCCGCATCCAGAATTTCGAGGGTGTCTGCATCGCGCGCGCGAACAAGGGCCTCGGCTCCAGCTTCACCGTCCGCAAGATCAGCTTCGGCGAGGGCGTCGAGCGTGTCTTCCCGCTTTATTCGCCGAACGTCGATTCGATCGAGGTGGTCCGCCGCGGCGACGTCCGCCGCGCCAAGCTCTATTATCTGCGCGGCCGCACCGGCAAGGCCGCCCGCATCGCCGAACGCCGCGATCCGCGCCTCGGCCAGGCGAACGGCGCCGAGGTCGAGGCCGCCGCTCCGGAGCCCGTCACCGACGGCGCCACTGGTTGA
- a CDS encoding TrmH family RNA methyltransferase — MPREVTSFSNALVKQARGLRDKKNRKREGLFLAEGLRILTEARETGVLPQTLFFSDASHRLLKELIDEVEAAGGEAIETSADILHKISGKDNPQTVLGMFPAFDTALDAIDRASAPLWIVAQSLRDPGNIGTILRTGDAVGAGGLILVDDSADPFSVEAVRASMGALFTQKIAQARWEDFVAWLRSGPGQLVGTSLKASADYQDARYEKPAFILVGNEQAGLPAAYEAECDLLVKMPMLGRADSLNAAVATAVMAYEVINQWRRR, encoded by the coding sequence GTGCCGCGCGAGGTCACGTCCTTTTCGAACGCGCTGGTGAAGCAGGCGCGCGGCCTTCGCGACAAGAAGAACCGCAAGCGCGAAGGCCTGTTCCTCGCCGAAGGGCTGCGCATCCTGACGGAGGCGCGCGAGACCGGCGTCCTCCCGCAGACCCTTTTCTTTTCAGATGCTTCTCACCGGCTGCTCAAAGAGCTTATCGACGAGGTCGAGGCTGCGGGCGGCGAGGCGATCGAAACCAGCGCCGACATCCTCCACAAGATCAGCGGCAAGGATAATCCGCAGACGGTGCTGGGCATGTTCCCGGCGTTCGACACCGCCCTCGACGCGATCGACCGGGCTTCGGCGCCGCTGTGGATCGTCGCCCAGTCGCTGCGCGATCCCGGCAATATCGGCACGATCCTGAGGACCGGCGACGCGGTCGGCGCGGGCGGCCTCATCCTCGTGGACGACAGCGCCGATCCCTTTTCGGTCGAGGCCGTGCGCGCCAGCATGGGCGCCCTGTTCACGCAGAAGATCGCGCAGGCGCGCTGGGAAGACTTCGTCGCCTGGCTGCGGTCCGGCCCCGGCCAGCTCGTCGGCACCAGCCTCAAGGCCAGCGCCGACTATCAGGACGCGCGCTACGAAAAGCCCGCCTTCATCCTGGTCGGCAATGAGCAGGCCGGCCTGCCGGCCGCCTATGAGGCCGAATGCGACCTCCTGGTGAAGATGCCGATGCTCGGCCGCGCCGACAGCCTCAACGCGGCCGTCGCGACCGCGGTGATGGCCTATGAAGTGATCAACCAGTGGCGCCGTCGGTGA
- a CDS encoding HPr family phosphocarrier protein, with translation MTPVSRTVAITNRRGLHARASAKFVSLAAQIDASVEVEKDGNKVCGTSIMGLMMLGAAMGDTITISATGLGAETAVAQLAELVEARFGED, from the coding sequence TTGACGCCGGTCTCACGGACGGTCGCGATCACCAACCGCCGCGGGCTGCACGCCCGCGCCAGCGCCAAGTTCGTCTCGCTCGCGGCGCAGATCGATGCGTCGGTCGAGGTCGAAAAGGACGGCAACAAGGTGTGCGGGACCTCGATCATGGGGCTGATGATGCTCGGCGCCGCGATGGGCGACACGATCACGATCAGCGCCACCGGGCTCGGCGCGGAGACGGCGGTCGCGCAGCTTGCCGAGCTGGTCGAGGCGCGGTTCGGCGAGGATTAG
- a CDS encoding PTS sugar transporter subunit IIA, protein MIGLVLVTHGRLAAEFVTAMEHVVGPQERIEAVCIGPEDDMEARREDIARAIGRVDDGGGVIILTDLFGGTPSNLAISLMKSEKIEVIAGVNLPMLIRLEGARKTMDVRAAVAAAREAGRKYISVASEVLGEAAA, encoded by the coding sequence ATGATCGGTTTGGTGTTGGTGACTCATGGGCGGCTCGCCGCCGAATTCGTCACCGCGATGGAGCATGTTGTCGGGCCGCAGGAACGGATCGAGGCCGTCTGCATCGGGCCCGAGGACGATATGGAGGCACGGCGGGAGGATATCGCCAGGGCGATCGGCCGGGTCGACGACGGCGGCGGCGTCATCATCCTTACGGACCTGTTCGGCGGCACCCCCTCCAATCTCGCCATCTCCCTGATGAAGAGCGAGAAGATCGAGGTCATCGCCGGCGTGAACCTGCCGATGCTGATCCGGCTCGAGGGCGCCCGCAAGACGATGGACGTGCGCGCCGCGGTCGCCGCCGCGCGGGAGGCCGGGCGCAAATATATTTCGGTCGCCTCCGAAGTGCTTGGCGAGGCCGCCGCTTGA
- the rapZ gene encoding RNase adapter RapZ — MPARHDPKRVLLVTGLSGAGKSTALDTLEDLGWEVVDNMPLSLLNRLIATEPAAGADRERPLAIGLDSRTRGFSAERIVQAIKAMAAEADFAIETLYLDCGTPELVRRYSETRRRHPLAPDRPATDGIAEEREMMAPLKRWADHLIDTTEMDANLLKQQVRTRFGAGDEAPTLTVQSFGFARGLPRNADLVFDMRFLRNPHWERGLREKTGLDPDVAAYVAADEAYEPALTKIEELLLTLLPRYQAEGKSYVSIAFGCTGGRHRSVHVADRVARRLRAAGFSPTLDHRDLATPPRDGIERSAGAQDAGTSGQADDGFQGD; from the coding sequence ATGCCTGCGCGACACGATCCGAAACGGGTTCTCCTCGTCACGGGCCTCTCGGGCGCCGGCAAGTCGACCGCGCTCGACACGCTGGAGGATCTCGGCTGGGAAGTGGTCGACAATATGCCGCTGTCGCTGCTCAATCGGCTGATCGCGACCGAGCCGGCGGCGGGAGCCGACCGCGAGCGGCCGCTCGCGATCGGCCTCGACAGCCGGACGCGCGGCTTTTCCGCGGAACGAATCGTCCAGGCGATCAAGGCGATGGCCGCGGAGGCGGATTTCGCGATCGAGACGCTCTATCTCGACTGCGGCACGCCCGAACTGGTGCGCCGCTATTCGGAGACCCGCCGGCGCCACCCCCTCGCCCCGGACCGGCCGGCGACCGACGGCATCGCCGAGGAGCGCGAGATGATGGCGCCGCTGAAGCGCTGGGCGGACCATCTCATCGACACGACCGAGATGGACGCCAACCTGCTGAAGCAGCAGGTCCGCACGCGTTTCGGCGCCGGGGACGAGGCCCCCACCCTCACCGTCCAGTCGTTCGGCTTCGCCCGCGGGCTGCCGCGCAACGCCGATCTCGTCTTCGACATGCGGTTCCTGCGCAACCCGCACTGGGAGCGAGGCCTTCGCGAGAAGACCGGGCTCGATCCCGACGTCGCCGCCTATGTCGCCGCGGACGAGGCCTATGAGCCGGCGCTGACGAAGATCGAGGAGCTGCTCCTGACCCTGCTCCCGCGCTATCAGGCGGAGGGGAAATCCTATGTTTCCATCGCCTTCGGCTGTACCGGCGGGAGACATCGATCGGTCCATGTCGCGGACCGCGTCGCCAGACGGTTGCGCGCGGCGGGTTTTTCGCCCACTCTGGATCATCGCGACCTCGCCACGCCGCCGCGCGACGGCATCGAGCGATCCGCAGGCGCACAGGATGCTGGAACGTCAGGACAGGCGGACGACGGTTTTCAAGGTGACTAG
- a CDS encoding HPr kinase/phosphorylase, with the protein MKSPVLSSETVHASAVAIEGRAVLIAGRSGSGKSDLALRLIDRGAALVSDDYTFVRRADGRLLASAPDTIAGRIELRGVGIVEMANLRDVPVALYVDLELAPDRLPQEGERRPIAGIAIPLIGLAPFEASAPLKVEAALRLVGLPD; encoded by the coding sequence ATGAAGAGTCCCGTTCTGTCGTCGGAGACGGTCCACGCCTCGGCGGTTGCGATCGAGGGGCGCGCCGTGCTCATCGCCGGCCGGTCCGGAAGCGGTAAATCGGATCTCGCTCTGCGGCTCATCGATCGCGGCGCGGCGCTCGTCAGCGACGATTACACCTTCGTCCGCCGCGCCGACGGCCGGTTGCTCGCGAGCGCGCCCGACACGATCGCCGGGCGGATCGAGCTGCGCGGCGTCGGCATCGTCGAGATGGCGAACCTGCGCGACGTGCCGGTGGCGCTCTACGTCGATCTCGAATTGGCGCCCGATCGGCTGCCGCAGGAGGGGGAGCGCCGGCCGATCGCCGGCATCGCGATCCCGCTCATCGGCCTCGCGCCCTTCGAGGCGTCGGCGCCGCTCAAGGTCGAGGCGGCCCTGCGCCTCGTCGGCCTGCCCGACTGA
- a CDS encoding sensor histidine kinase: MASDTALRRSDEVDFKVGWSRRLSIRQRILAINIFAIAIIAGSLFYLDSFRSRLTQARIDRAESEAVMIAHMIAALPADQRGPLLTRLGEDGGTRLTIYGRDGAIRADSWAHGPPTYELRDPADEPWYRAVARAMDNGFDAIVGASRPPLYEPSAHDTLADWPEARRALATGVPTTALRRAEEGTAFVSAAARIEGPDPAVLLLTTNARDVRKVVRAERFNLGMVLLATLVLSALLSRFLARTIATPLRKLASAAHRVRLGRAREVDVPLLPKRRDEIGLLARALHDMTQSLRQRIDATEAFAADVTHELKNPLASLRSAVDSLERVDDPGLRAQLLDVIREDVVRLDRLVVDIAEASRLDAELSRARFEPVDLGHLIEEMLPTWEGRREGVEIAFARPRAGTAVIMGDEGRLARLIDNLVDNAISFSPPGGLVDLRASAVGEEVVVSVEDEGPGVPPDAREIIFHRFHSIRGPEDFGRHSGLGLAIAKAIVDGHNGRIAAEDRHDGRTGARFVVHFPGAA; the protein is encoded by the coding sequence ATGGCGTCGGATACCGCTTTGCGGAGGAGTGACGAGGTCGACTTCAAGGTCGGCTGGTCGCGGCGGCTTTCGATCCGCCAGCGCATCCTTGCGATCAACATCTTCGCGATCGCCATCATCGCCGGCAGCCTCTTCTATCTCGACAGCTTCCGCAGCCGGCTGACCCAGGCGCGGATCGATCGCGCCGAATCCGAGGCGGTGATGATCGCGCACATGATCGCGGCGCTTCCGGCCGACCAGCGCGGGCCGCTGCTGACCAGGCTCGGCGAGGACGGCGGCACGCGGCTCACCATCTACGGTCGCGACGGCGCCATCCGGGCGGACAGCTGGGCCCACGGGCCGCCGACCTACGAGCTGCGCGATCCCGCCGATGAGCCCTGGTATCGGGCCGTCGCGCGGGCGATGGACAATGGCTTCGACGCCATCGTCGGGGCGAGCCGGCCGCCTCTTTACGAGCCGTCCGCGCACGACACGCTGGCCGACTGGCCGGAGGCGCGACGGGCGCTGGCGACCGGCGTCCCGACGACCGCGCTGCGCAGGGCCGAGGAAGGCACGGCCTTTGTCAGCGCGGCGGCGCGCATCGAGGGGCCGGACCCGGCCGTCCTGCTGCTCACCACCAATGCGCGCGACGTTCGCAAGGTGGTGCGCGCGGAGCGGTTCAACCTCGGCATGGTCCTGCTCGCGACGCTGGTGCTGTCCGCCCTGCTCTCGCGATTCCTCGCCCGCACCATCGCCACGCCTCTGCGAAAGCTCGCCAGCGCCGCGCACCGGGTCAGGCTCGGGCGCGCGCGCGAGGTCGATGTGCCGCTGCTTCCCAAGAGGCGAGACGAGATCGGCCTGCTCGCCCGCGCGCTCCACGACATGACCCAGAGCCTCAGGCAGCGGATCGACGCGACCGAGGCCTTCGCCGCTGACGTGACGCACGAGCTCAAGAACCCCCTCGCCTCGCTTCGGTCGGCGGTCGATTCGCTCGAGCGGGTCGACGATCCGGGGCTTCGGGCGCAACTGCTCGACGTGATCCGTGAAGATGTGGTTCGGCTGGATCGACTCGTCGTCGACATCGCGGAGGCCTCGCGCCTCGATGCCGAGCTGTCCCGCGCCCGGTTCGAGCCGGTCGATCTCGGCCACCTGATCGAGGAGATGCTCCCGACCTGGGAAGGCCGGCGCGAGGGCGTGGAAATCGCCTTCGCGCGGCCACGTGCCGGCACCGCCGTGATCATGGGCGACGAAGGACGGCTTGCGCGCCTGATCGACAATCTCGTCGACAATGCGATTTCCTTCTCGCCTCCGGGCGGCCTCGTCGATCTGCGCGCCTCGGCGGTCGGGGAAGAAGTGGTCGTCTCGGTGGAGGATGAGGGGCCGGGCGTCCCCCCCGATGCCCGCGAGATCATCTTCCACCGCTTCCATTCGATTCGCGGGCCGGAGGATTTCGGGCGTCACTCGGGCCTCGGCCTCGCCATCGCCAAGGCGATCGTCGACGGGCATAATGGGCGGATCGCAGCGGAGGATCGCCACGACGGGCGAACCGGCGCCCGATTCGTAGTTCATTTCCCGGGAGCGGCGTGA
- a CDS encoding response regulator transcription factor, producing MSDTIALVDDDRNILTSLSVALQSEGFVTRLYSDGEAALKALLDNPPDLAVLDIKMPRMDGMELLRRLRERADFPVVFLTSKDEELDEALGLAMGADDYITKPFSQRLLIARIRAVLRRTEARSQPVGNVDDAQAAEIVRGRLRMDPARHRVSWDGHDVTLTVTEFLILDALAQRPGVVKSRNQLMDVAYQDDIYVDDRTIDSHIKRMRRKFRAVDANFKSIETLYGVGYRFAEE from the coding sequence ATGTCCGATACGATCGCGCTCGTCGACGATGACAGGAACATCCTGACCTCGCTGTCCGTCGCGCTTCAGTCGGAAGGGTTCGTGACCCGGCTCTATTCCGATGGCGAGGCGGCGCTGAAGGCGCTGTTGGACAATCCGCCCGATCTCGCCGTGCTCGACATCAAGATGCCGCGGATGGACGGGATGGAGCTGCTCCGCCGGCTTCGCGAGCGGGCGGATTTCCCCGTCGTGTTCCTGACCTCCAAGGACGAGGAACTGGACGAGGCGCTCGGCCTCGCCATGGGGGCCGACGATTATATCACCAAGCCCTTCTCGCAGCGGCTGCTGATCGCCCGCATCCGCGCCGTGCTGCGCCGGACCGAGGCGCGCAGCCAGCCGGTCGGCAATGTCGATGACGCGCAGGCGGCCGAGATCGTTCGCGGGCGGCTTCGCATGGATCCGGCGCGCCACCGGGTCAGCTGGGACGGCCATGACGTGACGCTGACCGTCACCGAATTCCTCATCCTCGACGCGCTTGCCCAGCGTCCCGGCGTCGTCAAATCACGCAACCAGCTGATGGACGTGGCCTATCAGGACGACATTTATGTCGACGACCGCACGATCGACAGCCACATCAAGCGGATGCGTCGCAAGTTCCGCGCGGTCGACGCCAACTTCAAGTCGATCGAGACCCTCTATGGCGTCGGATACCGCTTTGCGGAGGAGTGA
- a CDS encoding phosphoenolpyruvate carboxykinase: protein MTSTVPAHDLRRQGIATPARVHWNLGTPQLVEQALANGEGMLAKDGPLVVETGKHTGRSAKDKFMVRDAETESTIWWDNNASMSPDHFAALKADFMAALAAKGTLYVQDLYGGSQPEHRVNVRVINELAWHNLFIRTLLVRPDAADLPAFVPEFTIIDLPSFRADPARHGTRGETVIAVNLSEKLILIGGTRYAGEMKKSVFGILNYKLPAEGIMPMHCSANIGPDGDTAVFFGLSGTGKTTLSADASRTLIGDDEHGWSDTAVFNFEGGCYAKMIRLSPEAEPEIYATTKRFGTVLENVVIDPDTRELDLDDSRLAENTRGAYPIDFIPNCSAHNMGPVPKNVIFLTADAFGVLPPIARLTPDQAMYHFLSGYTAKVAGTEIGVTEPEATFSTCFGAPFMPRHPSVYGNLLKERIAKGGVKCWLVNTGWTGGKYGVGSRMPIKATRALLNAALDGSLNHVEFRTDPNFGFEVPVAVPGVDTAILDPRATWADKADYDATAAKLVKLFTDNFARFETHVDPGVLAAGPVRDAAPVAEPQLTVA from the coding sequence TTGACCAGCACGGTTCCCGCACACGATCTTCGCCGCCAGGGCATCGCAACGCCGGCCCGGGTTCACTGGAATCTCGGCACGCCGCAGCTCGTCGAGCAGGCGCTCGCCAATGGCGAGGGGATGCTCGCCAAGGACGGTCCGCTCGTCGTCGAGACCGGCAAGCACACCGGCCGTTCGGCCAAGGACAAGTTCATGGTCCGCGACGCCGAGACCGAGAGCACGATCTGGTGGGACAACAACGCGTCGATGAGCCCCGATCATTTCGCGGCGCTCAAGGCCGATTTCATGGCCGCGCTGGCGGCGAAGGGGACGCTCTACGTCCAGGATCTCTACGGCGGTTCGCAGCCCGAGCACCGGGTCAACGTGCGCGTCATCAACGAACTCGCCTGGCACAATCTCTTCATCCGCACGCTCCTGGTCCGGCCCGACGCGGCCGATCTGCCGGCTTTCGTGCCGGAATTCACGATCATCGACCTGCCGAGCTTCCGCGCCGATCCGGCCCGCCACGGCACCCGCGGCGAGACCGTGATCGCGGTCAATCTCAGCGAGAAGCTGATCCTGATCGGCGGCACCCGCTATGCGGGCGAGATGAAGAAGTCGGTGTTCGGGATCCTCAACTACAAGCTTCCGGCCGAAGGCATCATGCCGATGCACTGTTCGGCCAATATCGGGCCCGATGGCGACACCGCGGTCTTCTTCGGCCTCAGCGGCACCGGCAAGACGACGCTCAGCGCCGATGCCAGCCGCACGCTGATCGGCGATGACGAACATGGCTGGTCGGACACGGCGGTCTTCAATTTCGAAGGCGGCTGCTACGCGAAGATGATCCGCCTCTCGCCCGAGGCGGAGCCGGAAATCTATGCGACCACGAAGCGGTTCGGCACCGTGCTCGAAAATGTCGTGATCGATCCCGACACCCGCGAGCTCGACCTGGACGACAGCCGCCTCGCGGAGAATACGCGCGGCGCCTATCCGATCGACTTCATCCCCAATTGCTCGGCCCACAATATGGGCCCGGTGCCGAAGAACGTGATCTTCCTCACCGCCGATGCCTTCGGGGTGCTGCCGCCGATCGCCCGCCTCACGCCCGATCAGGCGATGTACCATTTCCTCTCCGGCTACACCGCAAAGGTCGCCGGGACCGAGATCGGCGTCACCGAGCCGGAGGCAACCTTCTCCACCTGTTTCGGCGCGCCCTTCATGCCGCGCCACCCGAGCGTCTACGGCAATCTGCTAAAGGAGCGGATCGCGAAGGGCGGGGTCAAGTGCTGGCTGGTCAACACCGGCTGGACCGGCGGCAAATATGGCGTCGGCAGCCGGATGCCGATCAAGGCGACCCGCGCGCTGCTCAACGCCGCGCTCGATGGCAGCCTCAATCATGTCGAATTCCGGACCGATCCGAATTTCGGGTTCGAGGTGCCGGTCGCCGTTCCCGGTGTCGACACGGCGATCCTCGATCCGCGCGCGACCTGGGCCGACAAGGCGGATTACGACGCCACGGCGGCGAAGCTGGTGAAACTCTTCACCGACAATTTCGCCCGTTTCGAGACGCATGTCGATCCGGGCGTCCTCGCCGCCGGGCCGGTGCGCGACGCCGCGCCGGTGGCCGAGCCCCAGCTCACGGTCGCCTGA